The genomic stretch GAGGTGAAATTTTTGGGTGGTGGATTCAACACATTTGCCGCGAAGGTTTTGCCGTTGCCTTTATCACCATGGCAGGCTTTGCAATGTTTATAAAAAATATCCCGTCCGGTTTCAAGGTCAGGAGAATCTGCGAAGGCCAGGGTGGGACCTCCGACAAGCGTCCATAACAGGAAAGCCAGACCTGTTTTGACTTTTATGAGATGTTTCAAATTATCCAGCCTGTTTTTTCAATGTTGGGTTCGCGCCTAGCGAACATCTTCCAGCTTTTCGATCATCAAGGTTTGAATCATGTGTTCTTTGAATCTGCTGATTACCTTGTTGAGATCAAACTTTGGATTTCTAAGAGATACATAGAAAACATCGATTGCGCGGTCGCCCTGGGTTGATATCTTTGCACGGTGAATACGGATACCAAAATCTACAAATACGGTGGCAACTTTGTAAAGCATGCCTATATGATCCCTGGCTTCCACCCTGATTACAGTAAACGGGTTGTCCGCTGTTCTTTCGACATGGACCCTGGGGACCATGGCCATCTTTTTTTGTTCACCTGCGTACCGGGTTCTGGATTTCAACATTTTTTGCAAG from Nitrospinota bacterium encodes the following:
- a CDS encoding cytochrome c, with the protein product MDNLKHLIKVKTGLAFLLWTLVGGPTLAFADSPDLETGRDIFYKHCKACHGDKGNGKTFAANVLNPPPKNFTSEKSKKELTKSRMILSVTKGRKGTAMMPWESNLTPGEIEAVVSYIRKKLMEVD